GAACAATTCACACCGATAGCTGACACACCTTTTTTTTCAAGAAATGCAGCAGTCGTCATCAATTCATCTCCGTTATAAATCTGTCCCTCTGGGTTTAATGAAAAAGAGACCCATACCGGTTTTTCATATCGCAGAGCAAGTTCGGTCAAACCTTTTGCTTCCCTGGCCGAGTTCATACTTTCCAGGAGCAGGATATCTGTCGAATTATGGGCTAGATTGTCCAACTGGGCGTCATGCCAGGGGCGGGAGATAATATTTCCGGGGAAATCCTGGGGCCTCCAGGAATCAGCCAGGGGAGCGATTGCTGCCGCAATTTTGATGTCCTTGCCAGACTCTTTAACCGTTTTCCAGGCTAACCTGATCGCCAGGAGGGTTAGCGCTCGTGCGCGGGTGTGAGCATCCACACCAGATAAACCGGCCTGGTGTAATGAATAGGGTGTAGTCCTGAAAGTGTTCGTTGTAATAACTTGAGCCCCGGCTTCAATATTGTCTTTATGGATCTTAACAATATCATCTGGATCAGATTGCAGCACGGTTGCCGACCAGAGTGGAGCAGATAGCTTATGCCCCATTTCTTCGAGGCGAGTTCCCATGGCTGAATCCAGAATGATAGTGCTCATAAAAAGTTGATTACCCTACCAACGATTGGCTTAGTTGAATAACATTACCATCGGGATCTGTAAATGATGCCAGTTTAGCTAAACCGGGTATTTCTTCTTTATCTGTAAGCTTGATACCTTTGCCTCTAAGCCAGAGTTCCGATTTCTCAAGGTTGTCTACGTCCAGAACCAACGCACCGATGGGGTTCGCATTGGTCACCTTAACACCGTGAATGGCGATCTTGGCGCCGGGACTGATCTGAAACTCAGCCCAACTTGAATTCTGGTCTTCCAACACCATTTCAAACTCAAGCTCTTCCGAATAAAAAGACTTCGCTCTTTCGAAATCAAGAACAGGAACCCACATCAGATCAAACTGTTTATACCAACTCATTCACTTTCCTTACACAATGGTTAAAAGTTCTTCGAGTTCACCGAAGCTGTCAACAACAAAATTCGCCTCTTTTAAAGATTCCCGATCGCAACTTGTGGTGATTCCAACTGTTTGACAACCCGCTTCTGTGGCCGAACGTAAACCTGTTGGTGAATCTTCGATAACCAAAGCACGACCTGGCTTAACCCCCAATAGTGTACAGGCCATGAGGTAAGGATCCGGAGCCGGTTTATCTCTTTTAACATCATTGGCCGTTACAATTTGATCAAAATCAACTGTGATATTTGAGCTTTGGAATATCTTCTCTATCAGAGGGCGGGAAGTAGCTGTCACTAAAGCGACTTGAGGCACTTGTCCTCGAATTTTGTCGAAAAACTGGTTAAAACCCTGGGTGAATTGGACGGAAGTTGAAAATTCATCCCAAAGAATCCTGCGACAATTTTCCTCCAGTTCACGATCACCAATATTCAGCTTAATGGCGGTCTTGAATCGTTGATAAAAAAGCGCTATTGCGATGCCTCGGTTTTCATTACAGAAAGACGATGGAATTTCCGCATCATAGTGAGCCGCTAGTTTTTCGGTTACACGATCGTAAACATCCTCACTTTGAACAACAACGCCA
The sequence above is drawn from the Candidatus Neomarinimicrobiota bacterium genome and encodes:
- a CDS encoding homocysteine S-methyltransferase family protein; protein product: MSTIILDSAMGTRLEEMGHKLSAPLWSATVLQSDPDDIVKIHKDNIEAGAQVITTNTFRTTPYSLHQAGLSGVDAHTRARALTLLAIRLAWKTVKESGKDIKIAAAIAPLADSWRPQDFPGNIISRPWHDAQLDNLAHNSTDILLLESMNSAREAKGLTELALRYEKPVWVSFSLNPEGQIYNGDELMTTAAFLEKKGVSAIGVNCSSFEASLIALKSLREVVSIPLLAYPSVELGGPKKKKRKISPEDFVAWADTVKEIGVEFIGACCGSDHTYIKALADHNSI
- a CDS encoding VOC family protein codes for the protein MSWYKQFDLMWVPVLDFERAKSFYSEELEFEMVLEDQNSSWAEFQISPGAKIAIHGVKVTNANPIGALVLDVDNLEKSELWLRGKGIKLTDKEEIPGLAKLASFTDPDGNVIQLSQSLVG
- a CDS encoding HAD family phosphatase: MNQFPDIAELQAVLFDFDGVVVQSEDVYDRVTEKLAAHYDAEIPSSFCNENRGIAIALFYQRFKTAIKLNIGDRELEENCRRILWDEFSTSVQFTQGFNQFFDKIRGQVPQVALVTATSRPLIEKIFQSSNITVDFDQIVTANDVKRDKPAPDPYLMACTLLGVKPGRALVIEDSPTGLRSATEAGCQTVGITTSCDRESLKEANFVVDSFGELEELLTIV